Sequence from the Magnetococcales bacterium genome:
CGATGCTCGTTTATCAAAAGTAACCGTGTGGCTGCATCCTGCCCACAGCACTTCCTCAGTGCAATGGACACGGATGAAATCCCGTGCCTGCCAGCTTTGAATGGAATCGTCCTTCAATAGAAACCGCAAGAGAACATTGGTATCCAATCCAATCAAGTGTTGTCTTCCACAGATGCGCAGACGGCTCCGACAATTGCCTGGTCAATCTCCTCAATGGATAGAACAGGCTGCCCAGGTCGGTGCATACTGCCAAACAAATCATCCAACTCCACTCTGACCGGCTGCACCCATACTCTGTTGTTCCCCTGCACCACAAAATTCACCTGGTCTCCAGGATGCAAACGCAACAATTCCCGGATCTTTTCCGGAATGGTAATCTGTCCATCCACAGTCAGGGTGGCAATACTCATGGTGTCCTCCCAGCCAAATACCGATAACGCACGGTGTCATGCTAAAGGATACACAG
This genomic interval carries:
- a CDS encoding AbrB/MazE/SpoVT family DNA-binding domain-containing protein → MSIATLTVDGQITIPEKIRELLRLHPGDQVNFVVQGNNRVWVQPVRVELDDLFGSMHRPGQPVLSIEEIDQAIVGAVCASVEDNT